The Quercus lobata isolate SW786 chromosome 9, ValleyOak3.0 Primary Assembly, whole genome shotgun sequence region aaaactaTAATGGATTGTGTAAAGGATTATAAgtatgacaatctctaactTTCAAGAGTTATGGATAggattttctctctgaaaagtactcctctcaatatgtgggtaatgatagtatatatagtgtgggtgaaGACATAATGGAGTAGATATGCCAAAATAGCAGAAtagaatgtttcgcgggtatctCGCAGGAAGGCCTTACTCGGGAAATACTCACGAAAACCAGctgtcatgactcttcgcattccagtcacgTGCTGTGCACATGGCTTCACTTCGCAGGAAGTCTTCTCACAAGCTACTCGCAAAAACTCCTTTGATCTTCAATGTTGTCTtaagtcttcacacactctctcacacacagcCCATACAATGAAATCTTACATGAAATATAGGATACATAAGATTGAATagaaatataatcaaatttggcatggaattaaaactaacacaaaatagttataaatcacaactttacagtaTTAACTATTAAGTTGATTTGGTATGTATAAACGATAATGGAGAACTCTAACTTTGACTTTTACTGTTGGGTTTTGGGATATAATCTAGATTACTAGATATGACTTGTACGTTCCTAAAGTCGTGATAAAAACCTACATTAAATCAAACTTCGAAAGGCCAAAACTTTCCTAGAACATTGCTAAGGGAAAAATAATGGATGGATTAGTTTTGGAAATCAAGCTTTTTATTGTTGACAGATGAGTATAAAGGATACAAAAtttgtctataatattttcacaacaaattttaaatggtaaATTGCTATCTGTTActggtgggcaaaaaagtaatatcaGTAATGAACTCATATTAGAATCAGTAACAGCTTACTACTTAGAATTTATTGCGAAAGTgtagtaaaaatattgtgaagtAGCAATTCTTTAAAGGATATAACgggaaaaaagaataagaagaattaggttgagtttggattgcactgaaaaACTGTGGAGTCTGTGTTTGGCCTTTTTTCTGTGGGtcatgtgcactgttcacgggactcAAAAGTATGGAAAGACACAAATGTTAAGTTAAAACTGGGTCCcacaacactattcacacatttaaaatttattttgctatagtgttttcaattttcagcaataagcagtatccaaccAAAcctttattgctgaaaactgaaaacactatagcaaaataatttttaaatgtgtgaatagtgccgtgagacccagttttaaagttgtttttgctaaaaaaaaatacttacaagtcccatgaatagtgcacgAAACCCACTAAAAAAATGCACACGTTGAAAAACGcacaaaacgcgcttcccaaactcGCACTAAGCAGTATCCAATCAAACccttaataattcatttttttactaaacTTAGTCTATAACTGAAAAgtcataattataatttataaagctaaaatattgtttttgtatgAATTTTAGTTTTCGTCCTTAAACTCAAAAAAGTGCATTCTTcaccaataaaatatatatgtaacttacaatttataaacttattataattatttaacaataatgttttttttacaACACCATATTGAAAAAATCTTTCACAATCtcattgtttaatttttattttaagaatcaaaatACAAATATCATGAAATATGAACAGTGATTTGTTAAATTCTtgtgaataataataattatttttcaatgatattatttataatatcaTGTGAGGTGATGGCCAACTTAGTAAATTACAGACTTCAACACAGTGTCCATTAATTTTACATTTGTGTATTACACATACATAAGATCAAATTAGTAGTCAAGAGTTTTATGCCTCAATCAATACTTTCTAGTATTGAATTATTTATATAGAATCaaattagtttgtaatttttatccACTTGTCATTAGATTGTGAATTTTCCCACATGCTATAAGACAATGCTTTCATTATTCCATCTCATCAGTTATCCTCTATATTAGGTTGAGAAAACCCGCATATAGGACGAAGCAGATCGAGGGGAACGTAACATTTTTGCCATCCGATCCCTAGCCATTGGTATACCTAAAGCTTTGAGAAAGCTAATGAAGTTTCTCTGTTATGATTTATTCTGCCCAAAATTTAAAGCCGCCCAGAGAAAAAGCCAGTGGTGGAATTAATGTACCCCTCCTCCACGTATGCATCTaaataatctaatatattatttcttATTGAAAACTggttaaaataataatcaagGCTGGCCCAAGATAGTTTGAGGTCTAATACGAAAATTTTAAAGGGacatttttatatttcagttaAATAAtattgagtttattttttatcatatatattctatttcaatttattattaattcttactCATTATATAGGTTTTACAAACTAACAtatcaccaataaaaaaaaagttattcaaacattcatttattatattgtttaagtgaCACTAATCATATTCATATCACATCAGTTTGTAAGCTTTTTGTCGTAAAATTTGTGATAgctttaacatttttcatttacTTAATGGTGAATGGGTTgtatttctattaatttttttggttaaaaaattctaaacttactacaaatttaactacaaaaagCTTTAAAATTAATGTGACAATGAGATGGCATTTCAACAACAGAATCAATTAAGTATTGAATTACTCGCACAACAATTTATAAGATCTATGTAATCAAACTAGTAATATACTAGCATAACTCTAATATTTTAGGACTTCTTAAgagtgggaaaaaaaagttcatgtaacttacattttttttttttccttaattacccaaaaaaaaaaagccttgcCGCCCCCATACTTGGGGGCCTTCTATGTTAGGGGCCATAGGCCATGGCCTAAATGGCCTAGGCCTAGTGCCAGCcctgataataataataataatatttacatGTAATTACCTAGTGCAATAACGATACTCCTTGATTGGATGTCTGTAAGTTGACATCCTGTTCCATTTCTCAACCCATCACCCTCGTATCACTTAGGACAAGAGCAACTGAAACCCCCAGGAAAGTTGTGGCATTGTTTGTTGCAGGGGTTTAAAGTTACGCACTCATCGATATCTGAACTACACTGCAACCCATCAAAAGGTATTAGTACAATCTATATGTTCAtttagcaacaacaacaacaactaactAGTGACATTCATATGCGAATAACAATACAGCATACTGAATTTATATTGGTACCTTGACAACCATCAAGGAGGTATGGGTTACCTTGAAAACCTAAGGAGCATTGCAACGATATCCAGGACCGTTGTTGAAATTGTAACATTCACCATATGCTGCCTTACATGCATAGCTTGTTAAATTCCTCTTAGCATCTTGGCATGACTCATTTCCAACAGCCCAATCAAGCAACAAGGGAATGGTTgttctattttgtaaaaatttgagATCCAAGAAGGAAAAGTTGTACGCATCTTCTTCCcctacaaaaccaaaaccacatGGATTGAAGTCGAGTACCGTGGAGTGATAATTAAAGCTCCCAAGACCCACAATAAAATTCGTCACTCCTTCTGGGATGGATGTCTGACAACAACCAATTCCAGAGCAATACCCATTAACCACACTGTTGATGTGGTCACAAAGTGATAGGCATCCAGTGGTATAGTTTTGTCCCCGTGATAAACCATTAAAAATCACGAAAGTGTCACAGACAACGGCAGTGAACTTGTTCTTCGTATACGAGatggaaaaatttaataaactaaGATGGAAAATATCACTGTCAACAAGCCCTGAATTGTTGTAGCAATTACGGGCTACAAAGTTGGAGACTCGTAGTTCACCATCCAGAGATATATTGAGCACTGTTAAATTACAATGGCGCAGAAATGGCGTTGAAGACCCAGAAGTGTTGTTACAAGTAATGAGAAAAGACTCATCAAAGTAGCAGCCCTCGCTTGTACCAAATGGGTAGGGGATGCTAAGTGATCCACAGCTATTTATGCAACTTGAACTGGGTTGAGATGCTGCCGTTACTGCTAAAATTGTCCACCCAAATAGAAGCAGTTGTTGTGAAAGCAATCTATGCAGAGCCATgactttgcttttatatatctctgttttgtaaaaatttaggCTTTGTTTGTGCTGCCGTTAACCTTGATGGCCTCCTTATAACAGGCAAGTCCCTGCCTTGGGTGAAGAGTTATGGACCAAAAACGCATTAATTAGGCAGGGAAAAAGATAAGGCGAACTGGTGAATTTGTCAAGGAATTATCAAACTCTTATATAAAGTCAGTTATTCCATTTTCAATAACCTCAAGACTCAAGGGTTCGTTGAGGGTTCACTATACATCAAGAGTTATAGGCTTAAAATATTCTTATTCGAGCTCCTCTCTGTCTTTGTCGTCTCCTCCCTCTCTTGTTTCTAACGGCTCCAAATTTATTCTCCTTGGGAACTGCTATCAAAAATCAACTTTCTTTTTGTCGAGAATGGGAGGATATAGACCAATCACAACACtcctaattgatgaaaatatCGGGATTGATACAGTTTATCGTGATTATCGGTAGTGTAAAGAAGAATAATGTAAGAAAAAGTATgactgcaaaattttttataattttttactacAACTTTAATGTAACAGAGTATAAGTAATAATTAACCCTACTCACAGTTTACTACATTATAAttctagcaaaaaaattataaaataatttgtggtccTGTAATAActcataatattaataaaaacttataGTATTATTGTTTCTATCACAACTTTTCTTATGCTAGCTTCATTTGAcatttttagataaataaaataataataaaataa contains the following coding sequences:
- the LOC115961550 gene encoding wall-associated receptor kinase 2-like; translated protein: MALHRLLSQQLLLFGWTILAVTAASQPSSSCINSCGSLSIPYPFGTSEGCYFDESFLITCNNTSGSSTPFLRHCNLTVLNISLDGELRVSNFVARNCYNNSGLVDSDIFHLSLLNFSISYTKNKFTAVVCDTFVIFNGLSRGQNYTTGCLSLCDHINSVVNGYCSGIGCCQTSIPEGVTNFIVGLGSFNYHSTVLDFNPCGFGFVGEEDAYNFSFLDLKFLQNRTTIPLLLDWAVGNESCQDAKRNLTSYACKAAYGECYNFNNGPGYRCNAP